Within Corallococcus exiguus, the genomic segment TCCGGCGTCCCGAACCTGGCGTTCGCGCTGCTCGCCAAGGGTGGCGTGCACCCGCGCGGCCGCAGCACCATCAACGTGACGGGCATCGGCGTCCAGAAGGCCGGTCAGATCTGGTACTACGCCAACGCCAACCTCTACACGGCCGGCACCACGTACGAGCAGGCGAAGACCTGGACCATCCAGGCCGCCGCGGCCCTGGGCTACACCGCGGCCGAGCAGGCTTCCGTGAAGGCCGCCTGGGAAGCGGTGGGCGTGGGCGTGACGGTTCCGCCCCCGACCTGCACCACGCTGACCAACGGCGTCGCGAAGACGGGCCTGTCCGGCGCCGCCAGCTCTTCGAACTACTACTGCATCGACCTGCCGGTCTCCAAGGCGTCCACCTACGTGATGAGCGGCGGCACGGGCGACGCGGACATGTACATCAAGTTCGGTTCCGCCCCGACGACGACGTCCTACGACTGCCGTCCGTACCTCTCCGGCAACGCGGAGTCGTGCAGCGCGGCGGCGAAGACCTCGGCGGGCAAGATGTACATCATGGTGCGCGGCTACTCGGCGTACAGCGGCGTGTCCCTCAAGGCCACGTACTAAGTCCCCAACGCGGGTCCGGCGTGAGTCCACGCCGGGCCTCGTGAAGGTCACCTTCCGCCTCCGGGGCTCCTGTCCCGGGGGCGGTCGTGTTTTGGGGCCATGGCGTCTGTCTCGCGGGAACGGGGTAGGGTGGCCCGACTTCGCACGCGGGAGGATGCATGGGACGGCGGTTGGGGTGGGTGTTGCTGTCGGTGGTGGTGGCTTCCGGGGCCCTGTCGTGCCACCGGGACACGCGCGCTTCGCGCACCTGCGTCGTGCTGTCCGTAGGAGGCACCAAGGGGCTCGCGCACGTGGGCGCGCTGGATGCGCTGGTGGCCCGGGGCGTGCCCATCGACTGCGTGGTGGGAAACAGCATGGGCGCGGTGGTGGGCGGCCTCTACGCGTCCGCGCCCGGAGCCAACCTGCGCCAGCGCTACCATTCCTTCTTCACCGCCTACGAGGAACAGACGCGCAAGGTCGCCGCGACGCGAGGCGCGGTGGGCGCGGCTGTGGGCCTGCTCGCGGTGCTGGTGTCGGGCGGCGCGCTGGGACCGGCCGTGGCGGCGGGAGCGCTGGGCGCGGCGGGTGGCGCGGCGACGGTGCCCCCCTTGAGCCATGAGCGCTTCGCACAGGTGCTGGATTCCTTCTACGCGGGCGCGCGCGTGGAGGAGCTCCCCGTGCCCTTCGCCACCTTCCACCAGGAGCCCTTCGCGGGAGGCATCCGGCTCGTCTCCGTCACGCACGGTTCGCTGGCGGAGGCCGTCTCCGCGAGCGCGTCCAATCCGCTCCTGTTCAAGGACGCGACGCTGGAGCGAATCGATCCGGGCGCGGACCGCGTGTCCGCGACGCCCGTCGATGACGCGTGTCAGCTGTTCCCGGGTGCGCGGCTCATCGCCATCAACGTCACCGGCGAACCGGCCTTCTACCGCTCCGACCTGGGCTGCGACGTGCGGGAGGTCCGCGTGGACGTGCCCATGCCGCCGGTGGAGGCCTTCACCGGCCGGGGCCCTGCCTTCGAAGCCACCTACGACGCGGGCCGCGACGCGGTGATGCGGGCGCGGCTGGACTAACGACTCGGCGAGCCGCTCAGGGCGCCGTGAGCAGGCCCGTCACGTCCCGCCAGTTGCCCTGGCAGGGCGCGTTATCCGTGGCCAGGTAGTGCCCCACGTGGCCGGGCCCGAGCGCGACGATGGCGGACGAGCGCGTCCCGTAGCCTTCTTCCGTGTGGATGCACAGCGCCTGGAGCTGCTGGAGGAAGTCCGCGGGCAGGTCGTCCTCCGAGAGTGGCCCCGTCGCGGCCTCCCGGGGTGGCAGGGCATGGTCGCCCAGGGCAGCCTGAAGCCCCGTCACCAGCTCCGGCCATGGGCGCTTCGCCACGCCTTCCGCCAGGGCATGCGCCCGCCGCACCTTGGGGAGGGCCAGGTTGTCCAGGCTGTCGTTGGGGAGCACGTGCACGCCGTCCGGGACGTCCTCGTGCAGCAGGTGCGCATGGCCCGGTCTGGCGTAGGCCACCCGCAGGGTGCGCGCGTCCCCGTAGAGCAGGTTGAAGGGCAGGAACTCCGGGGCGGGCAGGGTGCCGAGGTAGCGCTCGATGGCCTCCACCGACCCGGCCTGCAGGGCGCGCAGCACCACCTCGCCCCGGGAGCGGGGGGCCAGGCCCAGGCTCCTGGCGCCGCGCTGGTTCGTCAGGGCGACGACGACCCCTTCGTGGGTGACCCCCATCCACGTGCCGCCCCGCTCCACGTCCTGGCCGCCCACCACGCGGGGGGACTCGGAGAGGACCTTCGGCCCGTGGGCCGGACGCGCGTAGAACTCATCCCGGTTGGCGGCGAGGACCAGCGGCCACTCGGGGTGGGCGTTACGGAGGATCAGGACGGTGCACATGGCGTCCGGTCGATAACATCCATCTTCGCGCCTTGCAGCCCCGGGCCTGCATGTTGGCGATGACCTCGTATCCCCGAGCGGCTATGGTCCGCCGCCCTCAGGAGAGTCCATGGCGGAGAGAACCCTCGTCACCAGCGCCCTTCCGTACGCGAACGGCGCCATCCACCTCGGCCACGCTGTCGAGTACATCCAGACGGACATCTACGTCCGCTTCCTGCGCTCGTGCGGCCAGGACGTCGTCTACTTCTGCGCGGATGACACCCACGGCACGCCCATTGAAATCAACGCCGCGAAGCAGGGCATCCCGCCGGAGCAGTTCGTCGCGCGCTTCCACGACGAGCACCAGCGCGACTTCCGCGACTTCGACATCCGCTTCGACTACTTCCACTCCACCAACTCGCCGGAGAACCGCCACTACGCGGAGCTCATCTACGGGCGCTTGAAGGACGCGGGCGACATCGACCGCCGCGACATCGAGCAGACCTATTGCGAGAAGGACAAGCGCTTCCTTCCGGACCGCTTCATCCGGGGCACCTGTCCCAACTGCAAGGCCACGGAGCAGTACGGCGACGCCTGCGAGAAGTGCGGCAAGACGTACAACCCCACGGACCTCATCGACCCGAAGTGCGCGCTGTGTGGCACGCCGCCGGTTCGCCGCAACTCCGTGCACCTGTTCTTCAAGCTGTCGCGGCACGCGGACTTCCTCCAGGAAGTGCTCAAGCGCCCCGGCTTCATCCACCCGGGCCTGGCCGCCCAGCTCCAGGGCTTCTTCGAGAAGGGCCTGGCGGACTGGGACATCAGCCGCGACGGGCCGTACTTCGGCTTCGCGATTCCCGGTGAGACGGACAAGTTCTTCTACGTCTGGCTGGATGCGCCCATCGGGTACATCGCCACGACGGAGAAGTGGGCCAAGGAGTCGGGCCGCGTCGCGGACGCGCTCGCGTACTGGGGCAAGGACGCGCCCACGCGCATCGTCCACTTCATCGGCAAGGACATCGTCTACTTCCACGCGCTGTTCTGGCCCGCGGTGCTGAACGTCGCGGGGTTCCACATCCCCAACGAGATCAAGGTGCACGGGCACCTGACCGTGAACGGGGAGAAGATGAGCAAGAGCCGCGGCACCATGGTGGCCGCGCGTGACTACCTGGAGCTCCTGGACCCCAGCTACCTGCGCTACTTCTACGCGGCCAACCTGGGCGCGGGCGTGGAGGACCTGGACCTCAACCTGAAGGACTTCCGCCTCCGGGTGAACGGCGAGCTCGTCAACAACGTGGGCAACCTGGCCAACCGCGCGCTGTCGCTGCTGGCCGGGCCGCTGGAGAAGAAGCTCGCGCCGGGCCGCGCGGAAGGACCGGGCCGCAAGCTGGTGGAGGACGCGCTGGCGCGTGTGCCGGAGGTGCGCGAGGCGTTCGAGAAGCTGGAGTACCGCAACGCCATCCGGATCATCACGGAGATTGCCTCCACCGCGAACGCGTTCCTGCAGACGTCGGCGCCGTGGGCGCTGGTGAAGAAGGACGCGGAGGCCGCGCGGGCGGACCTGTCGGACGCGGCGGACGTGGCGTACCTGCTGGGCGCGCTGCTGGCGCCGGTGACGCCGCGCGTGTCGGAGAAGCTGTTCGCGCAGCTGGGGGCGGAGCCGCTGACGTTCCAGGCGCTCGCCACCGCGAAGTACCCGCTGTTGGACCGCACCCGCCCGCTGGGCACGCCGGAGCCGCTGCTGCCCCGGCTGGAGGAGGAGCGCGTCAACGCCATCATCAAGGTCCCCGCGGGGACGCCGGCCGCCGAGCCCGCGAAGGCAGGCGGCAAGGACAAGAAGACGGAGAAGAAGCCCGTGGAAGCGAAGAGTCCGGAAGCGGTGCCCACCACGCAGGCGTCCCCTGGAGCGGGGGCGGCGGAAGGCGCGCCCGCGGCCGACATCGAGTACGCGGACTTCGCCAAGGTGGTGCTGAAGGCGGGGCGCATCGTGGCCGCGGAGAAGGTGAAGGGCGCGGACAAGCTGCTCAAGCTGGACGTGGACCTGGGCGAGGGCACGCCGCGCACCATCGTGTCCGGCATCGCGGAGGCGTACGCGCCCGAGGCTCTGGCGGGCCGGCGCGTGGTCGTGGTCGCGAACCTGAAGCCGCGCAAGCTCAAGGGCATCGAGTCGCGCGGCATGCTGTTGACGGCGGGCTCGGGCGGCAAGGACCTGTCCCTGCTGGAGCCGGGCGACGTGCCGCCCGGCGCCGACGTGAAGTAGCGCGAGCGGTGGCATCCCGGGCGGCGGCGTTGCCTACCGGGATGTGTGCCGTGCGGTAGGCCCGGGCATCCACCGGGACGCGGGCAGGCCAGGACGTGGAGCGGTAGGCCCCTGACGTCGGACGGCGACAGGGACTCCAAGGACGCGCTGGGTGTGGGAAAGCCTGGGCGCCAGAGAGGTGACGAGACGTGGCGGACTGGCGTGCCGAGCGGGACCGCGCTCTGTTGACCCTGGAGCGTGAGAAGCGGCCGGCGAGCCGGGCCGAGGCGGCGGACCTGTTGTTCCAGATTGCGTCGGAGGAGCCCGCGCACGCGGCGGAGTTCACGGACGTGCTCGTGCGCCTGCTAGCGGATGCGCAGCCGGAGGTGCGCCGCTCGGGCGTGAGCCTGGCGTCCGTCATCCTGCCGCCTGAGCAGCTCCCGGACATGCTCCTGCCAAGGCTGCGCGATGAGGACACCCGCGTGCGGCTGGAGGCCACCGGACGGCTCGCGGATCTCGCGCTGCCGCACGCGCGCGGAGCCCTGGCTGGAATGCTGGAGGACCCCACGCCGGAGGTCCGCTTCGAGGCCGCGCGAGGCATCGCCGCCCTCAAGCACCCCGCCGGCCTGGACGTGCTCGTGGCCGCGCTGGACGTGGACACGCTGCGCTTCCGGGCGCTGGGCGCGCTGGCGGAGCTGGAGGACACGCGGGCGCTGCCGGCGGTGAAGCGCCTCTTCGGCAAGTGGCTGCTGCCCGCGTTCGACAAGACGCAGGCCGCGGGCGTGCTGCTGAAGCTGGGCGACCCGGAGGGCGCGGACTGGCTGATGCAGCGCACGCGCAAGAAGTGGAGCGCGGACCGGGCGCTCGCGGTGGAGCTGTGCGGTGAATTGAAGGTCCCGGGCGCGCTGGAGCGGCTGAAGGACATCCTCGCGGACGCGAAGGACCCGTGCCGGGGCGCCGCCGCGCGCGGGTTGGGCCGGTTGGGAGATGCGCAGGCGCTGCCCTGGCTGCTCGCCGTGTTGGAAGACCGGAGCGCGCCGGAGGACGACCGACTGGACGCGGCGGACGGCGTGTGGCGGTTGGCCGTGGCGGAGGGCATGGAGCGCCTGCGCGCCGCCGTGCCCACCTTCGCCTCGGAAGAGGCACGGACTGAGTTGGAAGAGCTGTTTCAGGAGAAGCCATGAAGCTGGTTGATGCGCACTGCCACCTGGAGCCGAAGGACTACGCGGACGTGGCTCCGGTGCTGGAGCGCGCTCGCGCCGCGGGGCTGGTGCACGCGGTGCTGGTAGGGCAGTTCCATGGCCCTGGTGACTGGGGCCATGCGCTGGAGGTCGCCGCCCGGCACCCGGACTTCCTGTCGCCCACGCTGGGCATCCACCCGCACGAGGCCGCCCGCGCCACGGAAGCGGACTTCGAGATGCTGGAGCGCACCTGCGCCCGCCCGGAGCTGCGCGCCGTGGGCGAGGCCGGGCTGGACTACTACTACGACCACTCGCCGCGCGAGATTCAGGCCACCGTCTTCCGGCGGCAGTGCGCGCTCGCGAAGCGCCTGTCCAAGCCGCTGGTGGTGCACGTGCGCGACGCGCATGACGACTGCGAAGCGGCCCTTGCTGCCGAGGACGTCACGAGCGGCGTCATCCACTGCTTCACCGGCGACACGGCCGCGGCCCGCAAGTACCTGGACCGGGGCTTCTTCCTGTCGCTGTCCGGCGTCGTCACCTACAAGAAGACGGAGGCCCTCCAGGACGCGGTGCGCTTCGCGCCGCTGGAGCGCCTGATGGTGGAGACGGACAGTCCCTACCTCGCGCCGGTGCCCCACCGCGGCCGCAAGAACGAGCCCGCGCACGTGCTGGAGACGGCGAAGAAGGTGGCGGAGCTGAAGGGCGTGTCGCTGGAAGAGGTGGCCCGCGTCACCACGGCGAACGCGGCCCGCCTCTTCAACCTCACGCTGGCGTGAGCGCGTTGGCCAGGGCCTCCAGGTCCTGGTCCAATTGCGGCATGTCCAGCAGCAGCGCGTCCGGGTCGTAGACGAAGTCCGCCTGCTTCAGCTTCAGCAGGGCCTGCAGCGCGGGTTCGCCCGCGTGGCCGCCGAACGCCGCATGCACCACGCGGCCGCGCTCCAGGTGCAGCGAGCCCTCCAGCGTGTGGCTCCGCAGCTGGAGCTTCCCGCTCTTCTTGCCGCCGCCCAGCGTGCGCAACAGCTCCTTGGGGGGCAGCTCGTCGAAGCTGCCGCGCACCACCCGGCCCGGGCCGTTGTGCTGCACGCGGTCCTGGAAGAGGGACAGCACCGTGCGGGCGACCTCCGCCTTGTCGCTCGGGGAGAGCACCGCCGTCGCGCCCGCCATCAGCAGCCGCTCGCGAGCCTGGGCATCCGGTTCGCCCACCACGGCGATGGGAAGGCCCGCGCTCTCCGGCATGGAGCGCACGGCCTCCAGCAGGTCCATCACCTCCTGCTGGCCCAGCCGCAAGCTCACCACCAGCACGTCGCAGTCCAGCCGAGACAGGCCGTCCAGCGCGCCGTCCAGCGTGGACAGCGCGTGCGCCACCAGCTCCTGCTTGAGCACCGCCTCCAACAGCTCGCCGCGCGTGGCCTCGTCCGGCTCCGCGATGAGCACCTGGCGGCCTTCGCTGGCCAGCCGGTGCACCAGCAGCGCGCCGCTCTGCAGCTGCCCGACGATGTCCGCCACCACCGGGTCGTAGAGCACGCCCGCGTTCTTCTTCAGGTGCTCCAGCGCCTGCTGCTTGTTGAAGACGCGGCCGTGCGCGTTGCCCGGGTTCTTGGTCAGCTCCAGGAAGCTGTCCACCGCCGCCAGGATGCGCGCGCCCAGGGTGATGTCCTCGCCCTTGGCGCCCTGGGGCGTGCCGGAGCCGTCCCAGGCTTCGTACAGCTGCGCGAGGATGGTGTTCACCTGCGCGGGCAGGTGCACCGTCTCGAAGAGCTTCGTGGGCGCGCGGCAGCACGCCTTGGCCTGGGCCTTCCACTCCGGATTGGCCGCGTTGCTCGCCAGCGAGAAGTGCCGCTCCGGGGGCTTGCCCAGGTCGTGCAGGTACGCCGCGATGGACAGCGCCGCCAGCTCCTTGTGGGGCATGCCCATGCGCTGGCCGACGATGCCCGCCTGCCGCGCCAGCTGCGCGGAGTGTCCCCGGTGCCGGGGCCGGTCCTGCTCCAGCAGGCCCACCATCAAGCTCAGCGTCTCCACGTAGTCCGTGTCGCTGATGAGCCCGCGCGGGCCGCCCGGCTCGCGCCGCTGCGTGGAGACGCGCGCCACGTTGGTGCCGCTGCCGCCGCGCTGCAGCCGCATCCGCGCGTCCGTCTCCAGCCGCATGCTCAGGCTGGTGGCGTTGCTGCGTCCGGCGGAGCTCCCGCTGCGCCCGGGCTCCGCGCCCACGTGCGTGTTCGACGGGGTGTCCGGACGGCGCGGACCATTGTTCGCGGAGGGGCCCTCCAGCAGCGTGCTGAACGCCGTGGGGTCGCCGTAGTAGTGCTTGCGGATGGCCGCGGAGATGGCGCTGCGCAGGCCGATGTACGCGTAGACCTCGGACATGCCGGTGACGAGGGCAATCTCGTCGAGCAGCGACTTGTTCTGCGGCTCGGCGGCCACCACCGAGAGCAGCTTGCGCTCCGGATCCACGGCCAGCGGGAGCACGTTCTGCGCTTCCGCCAGCCGCACCGGCAGCTTGTCCAACACCTTCGTGTCGATGCGGGCCTTGGCCAGCTTGTCCGCGGTGACGAAGCGGGTCTGGAACTCATTGGCCAGGAGCCGCAGCAGCGCGGCCTCCTGGAGCAGGCCCAGCTCCACCAGACAGTCCCCCAGCTTGTGGCCGGTGATCTTCTGGTGCTCCAGACCCTGCTCCACGGCCCCCGGTGTCACGAGGCCGGCCTCAATCAACCGCTCTCCCAGCCGCTTCGCCATGGACTTCAGCCCTCCGAGGAGCCACCACCCTCACCACCGGACTTCGGGGGCGGCGCCAGCGCGCTGAACGGCTTGAAGGTCAGCTCGCCGGGCAGGCTCTTGGGGTCGCGGGGAGGACGGTCCTCGCGCGGCGGACGCTCGGCGCGGGGCTCGCGGGGAGGACGGTCCTCGCGCGGAGGACGGTCCTCACGCGGCGGACGCTCGGCGCGGGGCTCGCGCGGAGGCCGCGGCGGACGCTCCAGACGGGCCTCCTGGGATGCGGGGGCGGCAGTGCCCTCGCCAGCCTGGGACGGCGGGCCCTTGTCGGCGCGCGCCTTGCGCTTCTCCTCGCGGTGCTTGCGGCGGCCGCCCTCCACCGGAGCCCGGCCGCGGCCGGTGGGCACGAAGCCCTTCCAGAGGGAGCGGTCGTACGCGCGCAGGTGGTCCGTCCAGCGCTCGTTCGGGTCGCGCTGCATGGCCTCCACCCACGAGGAGATGCGCGCGTCGAGCGAGCTGAGCGTGTCGACGATCTGCGCCTCCAGCGTCACCGGCACCTTCGCGCCGGACGTCCCCTGGGAGATCGCCAGGTGCGTCAGGTGCTGCTCCAGGAGCGGCGGGAAGCCCGGGATGCCCAGGGTCTTCTCGCGGATCTTCTGCGCGGCCAGCACCGCGTGGCCCACCAGCCGGCCCTCGTCGGAGGTGTCGAAGCCCTTGTCGGACGCCCCGTCGCCGCCCTTCATCACGTCGTGCAGGAACGCGCCGGCCAGGAGCAGGTCGCGGTCCGCCATGGGGTAGTGGTCCGACACGCGCAGCGTCAGGCGCATCACCGACAGGACGTGCTCGGCCAGCCCGCCGCGCCACGCGTGGTGCACGCCCTTGGCCGCGGAGGCCACCGGCAGCGCCGCGGACACCTGCGCGTCGTCCAGGAACGCCAGCAGCAGCTGCTTCACGAACGGGTCGTTGACGCGCTCGGTGATGAGCTCACGGATCTGCCCCACCGCGCGCGGGCCACCGCCGCCACCCTCGTGGCGCTCGGCCTTGCCTTCAGCCTGCTTCGCGTCGCCGGACTTGGACTCGGACTTCGCGTCGCCAGTCTTGGACTCGGACTTCGCGTCGCCAGACTTCGCGTCGCCGGACTTGGACTCGGCCTTCGCCTCGGCGGGCGGGGCGGGGGGCGGCTCGAACTCCTTGGGGTCGAGCGGCTCCGGATCCAGGCGCTCCACGGCCTCCACGACGACCTGGGTGCGGCCGTGGAAGACGATGACGCTGCCCTGCACGAGGACGAAGTCACCGCTCTGGAAGGCGGGCTCGAGCGCGTCCACCTTGTCGAACACGCGCGCGTCCACCGTGCCGCTCTTGTCGGCCAGGGACAGCGACAGGAACACCTTGCCGCTGCGCGCGTTCACCTTCTCCTTCTTGGTGACGCGGAAGACGGTGTTGACCCGGTCCTTCTCGCGCAGGTCCGCCGCGTACACCTTGCGGACGGTCTCGACGGAAGCCTCCGGGGTGGAAGAGGTCGCGGCCTGGGATTCGTTTTCGGTTGTCATCGCGGCGCGGACACTAACACCGAGGAGGGCCCGTCGAGGGCGAAACAGCACCGGCTTCAGCTCACCTCGAGCGCCACCGCCTCCAGGTACTCGGCCCCTGGGGAGCCGACCGGCGCCGGGTGGTCCGGCGGCAATCCCATCCGTACCAGCCGGAATGCGATGCGCGCCTCCTGCTCGCAGGCCGTGGCCACGCACTCCGTGAATGAGCCCAGCGCCAGCGGTGGGTGATAACCGACCACGAGCAACCGTCCCCCATGGCGGGTGCGCCGCAGGGCCAGCCGCACCTGTTCGATGAAGTCCTCCTCGGACGCCACCCCCAGCGTGTCGAGCAGCACCAGGTCGAAGGTGTCCTTGAGGGCCCGGAGCACGGCCAGCGGCTCGCCCTGTTCCACCGTCACCCGGCCGAGCAGCCCGTTGGCCTCCGCGTTCTCCCGCGCCAGGTCCGCCGCGTCCGCGTTGCCGTCGAAGGCCAGAATCTGCTTCGCCCCATGTCGCCCCGCGTGGACGAAGAGGCCGCCCACGTTGCACGCCACGTCCAGCACCCGGTCCCCGTTGCCGGTGCGGCTCAGGAAGCGGCGCAGCTCGCGGTGGTCGTACCCGTAGCCCGTGCCCCGGCCGTAGGTGAGGTCCACGGTGAAGCGCGCGCCCATCTCCAGCAGGCGGCACCAGCGCGGCGGCGTGCCGTACATCACGTGCGGGCGCTGCGCTGGCAGACCCAGCGCCTTTCGCCGGAGCGTGTCGTTGCGCAGCAGCACGGAGGCCGCCCCCGTCACCTCTCCCAGCGTGCGGGTGATTTCCTCCTGCCGCGCGTCCATGGAGCGGGTGAGTGTCTGGACGACGAAGTGCTGATCATACCGGTCCACGATGAGGCCCGGCAGGCCGTCCCCGTCGTCGTTGACGATGCGGCAGAAGCGCGGATCATCCACCAGCCGGCCGCGCCGCTCGAAGGCGTGGCGCACGTGGCGGGGGATGAGGCCCTCCACGGACTCGTCCGGCAGGCCCAGGCGGCGCACGGCGTACGAGGCCTGGAGGTCCACGTCTCCCAGCCCCAGGACATGCCCGTCCTCGTCCTTCAGCTGCATGGGCGTGCCGGGCTGCGGCTCGCCCTCCATGGAGACGATGTCCTCGCGGCGCAGCCAGGGGGCGCCATGGCGCAGCTTGCGGGCGGCTTCTCGGGACAGGTAGGTGCTGAGCAAGGTGCGGTCCTCCTCCAGCGCGATGGAAGGCGCCCCGCGGGGTGCCTTCCATCAAACATGGGCCGTGTGGGGCCTGCTGGCGGCGAGGGCCGTGCCGCTGCCCCGGAGGGCAGGGGAGTAAGCTTCGCTAGAGGACGGGCGGAGGCCGCTTGTATGCCTTGAAGGACACCCGGGTGAGCATTCCGCTGACCACCAGGGCCAGGGCAATGCCCATCATCCGGACATTCCAGTTCGTGCCGGTGAAGAGCAGCACGAGCGCGAGCACCCCCGCCGCCACCGCGCCCACCACCGTGAGCGTCTGGGCGCGCTTGGACATGTCCTGGCCATGGGGCTTCTTCGCCCGGGCCAGGACGGGCAGCGAGGACGCCTTGCGCCACTTCTCCGCGCCGTCCTCGCGCACCTCGTCGTCCGGGTCCACCAGGCCCTGCACATAGGCGCGCTCGATGTCGCCCAGCGAAGGGAACATCAGCTCACCATCCGGAGTGCGCACGCGGTACGCCATGGGTCTTCCTCCCTCCCGGCCTACCCTGCCCGGAAGGGGGCGGGAACCTCAAGCCAGCTCGGTGGCAATCTGCTCAGCGGCGCGCAGTCCATCAATGGCGGAGGACACGATACCGCCCGCGTAGCCGCAGCCTTCACCGACGGGGTACAGGCCGCGCATGGACACCGACTGCAGGTCGTCCCCCCGGGTGATGCGCACGGGGGAGGACGTCCGGCTCTCGATGCCGATGAGCTTCCCCTCGTCGCTGATGAAGCCCTTCATCTTCCGGTCGAACGTGCGCAGCGCCGCCTTGAGCGACTGCGTCAGCCGCTCCGGGAAGAGCTTGTTCAGGTCCGTGTGCGCCAGGCCCGGGCGGTAGCTGGTGTCGCCCGGGTCCTTCTTCACGCGGCCGGCCAGGTAGTCGGGAATCGTCTGCGCGGGCGCGAAGAAGCGGCCTCCGCCCAGCTTGTAGGCTTCGCTCTCCCAGTGCCGCTGGAACTCCAGGCCCGCGAGCGGCCCGTGGAAGCCCTCGCGCGCGAAGTCCGCGACGGACACGGACACGACAATGCCCGCGTTGGCGAACTTCGCGTTGCGCCGCGAGTTGCTCATGCCGTTGGTGCACTGCAGCCCTTCTTCCGTGGGCGTGGGCACGACAATGCCGCCGGGGCACATGCAGAACGAGTAGACGCCGCGCACCTCGCCGTCCACGTCCAGGTTCTCCGCCAGCTTGTAGTCCGCGGGCGGCAGCTTGGAGTGCTTCGCGGCGGAGCCGTACTGGATGCCGTTGATCAACAACTGCGGGTGCTCCGCTCGGAAGCCCAGCGCGAAGGGCTT encodes:
- a CDS encoding patatin-like phospholipase family protein, whose protein sequence is MGRRLGWVLLSVVVASGALSCHRDTRASRTCVVLSVGGTKGLAHVGALDALVARGVPIDCVVGNSMGAVVGGLYASAPGANLRQRYHSFFTAYEEQTRKVAATRGAVGAAVGLLAVLVSGGALGPAVAAGALGAAGGAATVPPLSHERFAQVLDSFYAGARVEELPVPFATFHQEPFAGGIRLVSVTHGSLAEAVSASASNPLLFKDATLERIDPGADRVSATPVDDACQLFPGARLIAINVTGEPAFYRSDLGCDVREVRVDVPMPPVEAFTGRGPAFEATYDAGRDAVMRARLD
- a CDS encoding NRDE family protein → MCTVLILRNAHPEWPLVLAANRDEFYARPAHGPKVLSESPRVVGGQDVERGGTWMGVTHEGVVVALTNQRGARSLGLAPRSRGEVVLRALQAGSVEAIERYLGTLPAPEFLPFNLLYGDARTLRVAYARPGHAHLLHEDVPDGVHVLPNDSLDNLALPKVRRAHALAEGVAKRPWPELVTGLQAALGDHALPPREAATGPLSEDDLPADFLQQLQALCIHTEEGYGTRSSAIVALGPGHVGHYLATDNAPCQGNWRDVTGLLTAP
- the metG gene encoding methionine--tRNA ligase codes for the protein MAERTLVTSALPYANGAIHLGHAVEYIQTDIYVRFLRSCGQDVVYFCADDTHGTPIEINAAKQGIPPEQFVARFHDEHQRDFRDFDIRFDYFHSTNSPENRHYAELIYGRLKDAGDIDRRDIEQTYCEKDKRFLPDRFIRGTCPNCKATEQYGDACEKCGKTYNPTDLIDPKCALCGTPPVRRNSVHLFFKLSRHADFLQEVLKRPGFIHPGLAAQLQGFFEKGLADWDISRDGPYFGFAIPGETDKFFYVWLDAPIGYIATTEKWAKESGRVADALAYWGKDAPTRIVHFIGKDIVYFHALFWPAVLNVAGFHIPNEIKVHGHLTVNGEKMSKSRGTMVAARDYLELLDPSYLRYFYAANLGAGVEDLDLNLKDFRLRVNGELVNNVGNLANRALSLLAGPLEKKLAPGRAEGPGRKLVEDALARVPEVREAFEKLEYRNAIRIITEIASTANAFLQTSAPWALVKKDAEAARADLSDAADVAYLLGALLAPVTPRVSEKLFAQLGAEPLTFQALATAKYPLLDRTRPLGTPEPLLPRLEEERVNAIIKVPAGTPAAEPAKAGGKDKKTEKKPVEAKSPEAVPTTQASPGAGAAEGAPAADIEYADFAKVVLKAGRIVAAEKVKGADKLLKLDVDLGEGTPRTIVSGIAEAYAPEALAGRRVVVVANLKPRKLKGIESRGMLLTAGSGGKDLSLLEPGDVPPGADVK
- a CDS encoding HEAT repeat domain-containing protein; translation: MADWRAERDRALLTLEREKRPASRAEAADLLFQIASEEPAHAAEFTDVLVRLLADAQPEVRRSGVSLASVILPPEQLPDMLLPRLRDEDTRVRLEATGRLADLALPHARGALAGMLEDPTPEVRFEAARGIAALKHPAGLDVLVAALDVDTLRFRALGALAELEDTRALPAVKRLFGKWLLPAFDKTQAAGVLLKLGDPEGADWLMQRTRKKWSADRALAVELCGELKVPGALERLKDILADAKDPCRGAAARGLGRLGDAQALPWLLAVLEDRSAPEDDRLDAADGVWRLAVAEGMERLRAAVPTFASEEARTELEELFQEKP
- a CDS encoding TatD family hydrolase, which produces MKLVDAHCHLEPKDYADVAPVLERARAAGLVHAVLVGQFHGPGDWGHALEVAARHPDFLSPTLGIHPHEAARATEADFEMLERTCARPELRAVGEAGLDYYYDHSPREIQATVFRRQCALAKRLSKPLVVHVRDAHDDCEAALAAEDVTSGVIHCFTGDTAAARKYLDRGFFLSLSGVVTYKKTEALQDAVRFAPLERLMVETDSPYLAPVPHRGRKNEPAHVLETAKKVAELKGVSLEEVARVTTANAARLFNLTLA
- a CDS encoding HD domain-containing phosphohydrolase, translated to MAKRLGERLIEAGLVTPGAVEQGLEHQKITGHKLGDCLVELGLLQEAALLRLLANEFQTRFVTADKLAKARIDTKVLDKLPVRLAEAQNVLPLAVDPERKLLSVVAAEPQNKSLLDEIALVTGMSEVYAYIGLRSAISAAIRKHYYGDPTAFSTLLEGPSANNGPRRPDTPSNTHVGAEPGRSGSSAGRSNATSLSMRLETDARMRLQRGGSGTNVARVSTQRREPGGPRGLISDTDYVETLSLMVGLLEQDRPRHRGHSAQLARQAGIVGQRMGMPHKELAALSIAAYLHDLGKPPERHFSLASNAANPEWKAQAKACCRAPTKLFETVHLPAQVNTILAQLYEAWDGSGTPQGAKGEDITLGARILAAVDSFLELTKNPGNAHGRVFNKQQALEHLKKNAGVLYDPVVADIVGQLQSGALLVHRLASEGRQVLIAEPDEATRGELLEAVLKQELVAHALSTLDGALDGLSRLDCDVLVVSLRLGQQEVMDLLEAVRSMPESAGLPIAVVGEPDAQARERLLMAGATAVLSPSDKAEVARTVLSLFQDRVQHNGPGRVVRGSFDELPPKELLRTLGGGKKSGKLQLRSHTLEGSLHLERGRVVHAAFGGHAGEPALQALLKLKQADFVYDPDALLLDMPQLDQDLEALANALTPA
- a CDS encoding HD domain-containing protein, with translation MTTENESQAATSSTPEASVETVRKVYAADLREKDRVNTVFRVTKKEKVNARSGKVFLSLSLADKSGTVDARVFDKVDALEPAFQSGDFVLVQGSVIVFHGRTQVVVEAVERLDPEPLDPKEFEPPPAPPAEAKAESKSGDAKSGDAKSESKTGDAKSESKSGDAKQAEGKAERHEGGGGGPRAVGQIRELITERVNDPFVKQLLLAFLDDAQVSAALPVASAAKGVHHAWRGGLAEHVLSVMRLTLRVSDHYPMADRDLLLAGAFLHDVMKGGDGASDKGFDTSDEGRLVGHAVLAAQKIREKTLGIPGFPPLLEQHLTHLAISQGTSGAKVPVTLEAQIVDTLSSLDARISSWVEAMQRDPNERWTDHLRAYDRSLWKGFVPTGRGRAPVEGGRRKHREEKRKARADKGPPSQAGEGTAAPASQEARLERPPRPPREPRAERPPREDRPPREDRPPREPRAERPPREDRPPRDPKSLPGELTFKPFSALAPPPKSGGEGGGSSEG